Proteins from a genomic interval of Bacteroidota bacterium:
- a CDS encoding MCE family protein, whose translation MDTHTEKFKVRLGLFIVGGLTFFVIAIFIIGKQQNLFNPVFKLTTTFHNVSGLQVGNNVRFTGINVGIVDKIKIINDSTVKVDMLIKKDVQQFIKSDCEVAIGSEGLIGDRLILITYGSPDAPIAKDEQQLLSVEPVETDAIMASLQITARNAEIITQQLAEVMIKVNSGHGTLGRLIQDSTIAENINQTILSIKKSSSGLDETMEAVSQDVSAIMGSIKVTTGNAEIFSQHIDEVMTKINSENGNISRLIQDSTLVENLSQTMLNLKNSSKGLDENMEALKHNFLFRWYFKKKEKAAAKHKEAEERMKADVQKNMEEKK comes from the coding sequence ATGGACACACATACAGAGAAATTTAAAGTAAGGTTAGGATTGTTTATTGTTGGAGGATTAACTTTTTTCGTAATTGCCATATTTATCATCGGGAAGCAGCAAAATTTATTTAATCCTGTTTTTAAACTTACAACGACTTTTCACAACGTAAGCGGATTACAAGTAGGAAATAATGTCCGCTTTACCGGAATTAATGTTGGTATTGTTGATAAAATTAAAATTATTAATGATTCAACAGTCAAGGTCGATATGTTGATTAAAAAGGATGTTCAGCAGTTTATTAAATCGGACTGTGAAGTTGCAATCGGATCAGAAGGTCTTATTGGAGACCGTCTGATACTCATTACCTATGGAAGCCCAGATGCTCCTATAGCCAAAGATGAACAGCAGCTTTTATCGGTTGAGCCTGTTGAAACAGATGCTATTATGGCAAGTTTGCAAATAACAGCACGCAATGCCGAAATTATTACGCAACAACTTGCTGAAGTTATGATTAAAGTAAACAGCGGACACGGAACACTCGGGAGATTAATCCAGGATTCAACCATAGCAGAAAATATTAATCAAACCATATTGAGTATTAAAAAAAGCTCTAGTGGATTAGATGAAACAATGGAAGCGGTAAGTCAGGATGTATCTGCCATTATGGGGAGTATTAAGGTAACGACCGGAAATGCAGAAATTTTTTCGCAACACATTGATGAGGTTATGACTAAAATAAACAGCGAAAACGGAAATATAAGCAGATTGATTCAGGATTCAACCCTTGTTGAAAATTTGAGCCAGACTATGTTAAACCTCAAAAACAGCTCCAAAGGATTGGATGAAAACATGGAGGCACTCAAGCATAATTTCTTATTTAGATGGTACTTTAAAAAGAAAGAAAAGGCTGCCGCAAAACATAAAGAAGCAGAAGAACGAATGAAAGCAGACGTACAAAAAAATATGGAAGAAAAGAAATAA
- a CDS encoding TerC/Alx family metal homeostasis membrane protein produces MHNLSEVLFFTFFLIFITTILIIDLAVFNKKSHIISLKESLVWTVLWVGLALGFYIFIISQGSLIHGITDIDQLKQIIQNYQHPIKVDGMGFTEAVKLYEHNLGLEYLTGYIIEKALSIDNVFVMIVIFMAFGVKKIYYHRILFWGIFGAIVMRFIFIFSASALIQEFSWILYVFGVLLIFNGVKMFYTRNHSDKVDTDKHPVVRFASRYFSVAKNYEGPQFFTKIDGKKYITPLFLVLLVIEFMDVIFAVDSVPAIFSITHDPYIVFFSNIFAIIGLRSLFFLLMNAMGHFRFLKIGLSVLLTFIGLKLLAHHWLEVIGFQTAHSLYVVLGILSLSIILSLIIPEKKVLTG; encoded by the coding sequence ATGCACAATCTTAGCGAAGTTTTATTTTTTACGTTTTTTCTTATATTCATTACGACGATTTTAATCATCGATTTGGCGGTATTTAATAAAAAAAGTCATATAATTTCGCTTAAAGAATCTTTGGTCTGGACAGTTTTGTGGGTAGGCCTTGCACTGGGGTTTTATATCTTTATTATTTCGCAAGGAAGTTTAATTCACGGTATTACCGATATAGATCAGCTTAAACAAATTATACAAAATTATCAGCATCCTATTAAAGTTGATGGGATGGGTTTTACTGAGGCTGTTAAACTTTATGAACACAACCTTGGGCTTGAATACCTGACGGGTTATATCATAGAGAAGGCTTTATCTATCGATAATGTTTTTGTGATGATTGTGATTTTTATGGCCTTTGGAGTAAAAAAGATCTATTATCATCGCATTTTATTTTGGGGAATATTTGGTGCCATTGTCATGCGATTTATTTTCATTTTTTCGGCTTCCGCACTTATTCAGGAATTTTCCTGGATATTATATGTGTTCGGAGTGCTGTTGATCTTTAACGGTGTAAAGATGTTTTATACCCGAAACCACAGTGATAAAGTTGATACAGATAAGCATCCGGTTGTACGATTTGCTTCACGATATTTCTCTGTAGCAAAAAATTATGAAGGGCCTCAATTCTTTACTAAAATTGATGGTAAAAAATATATCACCCCTTTATTTCTTGTTTTATTAGTCATTGAGTTCATGGATGTAATTTTTGCAGTTGATTCTGTACCGGCAATTTTTTCGATTACACATGATCCTTATATTGTTTTCTTTTCGAATATTTTTGCTATTATCGGATTGCGGTCCCTATTCTTTTTATTGATGAACGCCATGGGGCATTTCCGCTTTCTGAAAATTGGATTGTCTGTTTTGCTTACATTTATTGGACTTAAGCTATTAGCTCATCATTGGCTTGAGGTAATTGGATTTCAAACAGCACACTCTTTGTATGTCGTTTTGGGGATACTCTCTTTAAGCATCATTTTATCTTTAATAATACCTGAAAAAAAGGTTCTTACAGGATAA
- the dinB gene encoding DNA polymerase IV, whose amino-acid sequence MNADTRTIVHLDLDTFFVSVERLQNSKLIGKPILIGGISDRGVVASCSYEARAYGIHSAMPMRLARMLCKHAIVIRGDMDQYSKYSRMVTSIIEENAPLYEKASIDEHYIDITGMDRFFGNLKWTTELRKKVIHETGLPISFGLSTNKTVSKIATGEAKPNGLLQIQSSQVLPFLFPLSIRKIPMIGDKAYHLLRSMGITTIKTLSVVPPEMLEHVMGKNGIIIWRKANGIDPTPVKPYSERKSIGTESTFNTDTIDVIWLRQRLISMVEKLAFQLREKNKLASVITVKIRYANFDTHTLQKHIPYTTFDHILIKEALEMFDRLYQRRMLLRLVGVKLSGLVGGWQQLNMFEDTPEMTCLYQAMDRIKMRFGEKSIKRAVGIKTAEERLQIEDKEEQTLLLSK is encoded by the coding sequence ATGAATGCTGATACTCGTACGATTGTACATCTGGATCTGGATACTTTTTTCGTGTCAGTTGAGCGTTTGCAAAATAGCAAATTGATAGGAAAACCTATACTTATAGGAGGAATTTCGGATAGAGGAGTTGTTGCAAGTTGCAGTTATGAAGCAAGGGCATATGGCATTCATTCGGCCATGCCAATGAGACTAGCACGTATGCTCTGTAAGCATGCTATTGTGATTAGAGGCGATATGGATCAGTATAGTAAATATTCCAGGATGGTAACAAGCATTATTGAAGAAAATGCTCCTTTATATGAAAAAGCTTCGATTGATGAGCATTATATTGATATTACGGGGATGGATCGTTTTTTCGGAAACTTGAAATGGACAACTGAGCTCAGAAAAAAAGTTATTCATGAAACGGGCTTGCCAATTTCGTTTGGATTGTCCACCAATAAAACTGTTTCGAAAATTGCCACAGGAGAAGCAAAGCCCAACGGATTATTGCAGATTCAATCCAGTCAGGTATTGCCATTTTTATTTCCTTTAAGTATTCGAAAAATCCCAATGATAGGCGATAAGGCTTATCATTTGCTTCGCTCAATGGGGATTACTACCATAAAAACATTAAGTGTAGTTCCTCCTGAAATGTTGGAGCATGTCATGGGTAAAAATGGCATTATCATTTGGCGAAAAGCGAATGGAATTGACCCTACTCCTGTTAAGCCATATTCTGAACGGAAATCAATAGGGACTGAAAGTACCTTTAATACAGATACCATAGATGTAATTTGGCTTAGACAGAGATTGATTAGTATGGTTGAAAAACTTGCTTTTCAACTGCGCGAAAAGAATAAACTGGCATCTGTTATTACTGTAAAAATTAGGTATGCAAACTTCGATACACATACTTTACAAAAGCATATTCCTTATACAACTTTCGACCATATTTTAATTAAGGAGGCATTAGAGATGTTCGATCGGCTTTACCAGCGCAGGATGTTGTTGCGTTTAGTTGGTGTTAAGTTAAGTGGATTAGTGGGTGGGTGGCAGCAATTAAATATGTTTGAAGATACTCCCGAAATGACCTGTCTGTATCAGGCTATGGATCGGATTAAAATGCGTTTTGGCGAAAAATCAATTAAAAGAGCCGTGGGAATAAAAACTGCCGAAGAGCGTTTGCAAATCGAGGATAAAGAAGAACAAACTTTACTTCTGAGCAAGTAA
- a CDS encoding YihY/virulence factor BrkB family protein yields MKIKNSANKIGYLLKETVKGFIADDAIKLSAALSFYTIFSLPPLLIIIISLAGSFFGTEAVQGEIFGQINGLIGNDAALQIQEIIKNVKLSSSSAFATIAGAIILLIGASGVFSEIQDSINYIWGIKAKPKRGLIKFLKNRLMSFSMVGSVGFLLLVGLIINAIMDILSNKLAAYFPQNTIYLFYAINLLTVFVVITLLFTVIFKTLPDGKVVMLDCIIGASYTAFLFMIGKIGIGAYLGSSLIASWYGATGSVILIFMWVYYSAIILYLGAEFTKIYAHTHGQKIIPYTYSIRIEK; encoded by the coding sequence ATGAAAATAAAGAACTCAGCAAATAAGATTGGTTATCTCCTCAAAGAAACCGTAAAAGGGTTTATCGCTGACGACGCTATTAAGTTAAGTGCAGCGTTGTCCTTTTATACCATTTTCTCTTTACCTCCGTTGCTTATTATTATTATAAGCTTAGCAGGATCCTTTTTTGGAACAGAAGCCGTCCAAGGCGAAATATTCGGACAAATCAACGGGTTGATTGGTAACGATGCCGCGCTGCAAATACAGGAAATAATTAAAAATGTAAAACTTTCGAGCAGTAGTGCATTTGCTACTATCGCAGGTGCAATCATTTTATTGATTGGGGCATCGGGTGTGTTCTCAGAAATTCAAGACTCCATCAATTATATATGGGGCATTAAAGCAAAACCTAAACGTGGATTAATAAAATTCCTTAAAAACCGATTGATGTCATTTTCTATGGTCGGCTCTGTAGGATTTTTACTGTTGGTTGGTTTAATTATAAATGCGATAATGGATATTCTTAGTAACAAATTAGCAGCATATTTCCCACAGAACACTATCTATTTATTTTATGCCATCAACCTACTTACCGTTTTCGTTGTTATTACACTTTTATTTACCGTTATTTTTAAAACATTGCCCGATGGGAAAGTGGTCATGCTCGATTGCATCATTGGGGCATCTTATACCGCCTTCCTTTTTATGATTGGCAAAATTGGTATCGGAGCTTATCTCGGAAGTTCCTTAATTGCTTCCTGGTATGGTGCTACTGGTTCCGTTATTTTGATTTTTATGTGGGTATATTATTCCGCCATCATACTATATCTCGGTGCTGAATTCACAAAGATATATGCACACACTCACGGGCAAAAAATAATTCCGTATACCTATTCTATTAGAATTGAAAAATAG
- a CDS encoding CsbD family protein, with the protein MNTTEAKGNWKYQKGKLIQKFAILTDDDLLYAKGKKEEMLGRLQIKLGKTKEELHKIIEAL; encoded by the coding sequence ATGAATACAACTGAAGCTAAAGGGAACTGGAAGTACCAAAAAGGCAAACTTATACAGAAATTTGCCATCTTGACAGACGATGACCTGTTATATGCAAAGGGCAAGAAAGAGGAGATGCTTGGAAGACTTCAAATCAAACTTGGAAAAACAAAAGAAGAATTGCACAAGATTATTGAGGCCCTTTAA
- a CDS encoding ATP-binding cassette domain-containing protein, translated as MNTKQTETLNNAHFNAKSDKPVIEIINLRKSFDNQVILKDISLKLFNGENLVVLGKSGSGKSVLIKCIVGLLNSDGGTINVFENNVTGLGRKELNELRKRIGFLFQSGALYDSMTVRQNLEFPLRRIKKNLSKKEIAEKVKEVLENVGLPDALDKMPSQLSGGMRKRISLARTIVVDPMIMLYDEPTTGLDPVTSYEISSLINDVQKKYKTSSIIITHDIACARTNANRVIMLLDGKVYQEGKLESFEKSSDPVIKSFFN; from the coding sequence ATGAACACAAAACAAACAGAAACCTTAAATAATGCTCACTTTAATGCAAAAAGTGATAAGCCGGTTATCGAGATAATAAATCTTAGAAAATCATTTGACAATCAGGTTATACTGAAAGATATTTCTTTGAAACTTTTTAATGGCGAAAACCTTGTGGTTCTTGGTAAATCGGGCAGTGGCAAATCCGTTTTAATAAAATGCATTGTTGGATTATTGAATTCTGATGGCGGAACAATCAATGTATTTGAAAATAATGTAACTGGCTTAGGCCGAAAAGAATTGAATGAGTTGCGAAAGAGAATTGGTTTTTTATTTCAAAGTGGAGCCTTGTATGATTCCATGACGGTGAGGCAGAATCTGGAATTTCCATTAAGGAGAATAAAAAAGAATCTGTCTAAAAAAGAGATTGCCGAAAAAGTTAAAGAGGTTTTAGAAAATGTTGGCCTGCCTGATGCATTGGATAAAATGCCATCGCAACTTTCGGGTGGTATGCGAAAAAGAATAAGTCTAGCACGAACCATCGTCGTGGACCCGATGATCATGCTATATGACGAACCTACTACCGGCCTCGATCCGGTAACTTCATATGAAATAAGTTCGCTCATCAATGATGTGCAAAAAAAATATAAAACTTCATCCATCATCATCACACACGATATTGCATGTGCTCGGACGAATGCAAACCGCGTAATTATGTTATTGGATGGTAAAGTCTATCAGGAAGGAAAATTGGAATCGTTTGAAAAGTCATCCGACCCTGTAATTAAATCCTTCTTCAATTGA
- a CDS encoding GlsB/YeaQ/YmgE family stress response membrane protein, whose protein sequence is MKFISKSLLANFQFLKGRGSGVRVNLLVGIADAIIGGLLPSELGIHLSSGLIGSLIAALIGTIVLLFVISLFKK, encoded by the coding sequence TTGAAATTTATTTCTAAATCCCTTTTAGCCAATTTTCAATTTTTGAAAGGTAGAGGATCCGGGGTTAGAGTTAATTTATTGGTCGGAATTGCAGATGCCATTATTGGCGGTTTGTTACCAAGCGAATTAGGCATCCATCTCTCATCCGGATTAATTGGCAGTTTGATCGCAGCGCTGATTGGTACCATCGTTTTATTATTCGTGATCAGTTTATTCAAGAAATGA
- the meaB gene encoding methylmalonyl Co-A mutase-associated GTPase MeaB, producing MPKQSKNKNSALYVNEGIEQPSSINDCAVQKLKEQNIHEISADEYFDGIEQGNIMILSKAITLIESSLPSHHKKAQEIIEKCLPLSGKSVRVGITGVPGVGKSTFIEALGMYLIKQNRKIAVLAIDPSSQRSKGSILGDKTRMEDLANHPNAFIRPSASSGSLGGVARKTNETIILCEAAGFDTIFIETVGVGQSETAVHSMVDFFLLLMLAGAGDELQGIKRGIMEMADMILINKADGDNIQKAKNAKVQYENALHLFPLTESGWSPKVETCSALNHKGIEIVWTSITDYIAKVQANGYFAANRQKQSIHTMMDTLMQKLGDSLFHQKEIKDLMEICKTDIVNNKLSAYIASQQILDKYFELMKK from the coding sequence ATGCCTAAACAATCCAAAAATAAAAACTCGGCTTTATATGTAAATGAAGGAATTGAGCAGCCTTCATCAATTAACGATTGTGCAGTTCAAAAATTAAAAGAGCAAAATATTCATGAAATTTCGGCAGATGAGTATTTTGACGGGATTGAGCAGGGTAATATAATGATTCTGAGCAAGGCCATAACTTTGATCGAAAGTTCGCTTCCATCTCATCATAAAAAGGCTCAGGAAATTATCGAAAAATGCTTACCGTTATCGGGGAAATCCGTTAGGGTAGGAATTACGGGAGTACCGGGCGTTGGAAAGAGTACTTTCATTGAGGCTCTGGGCATGTATTTGATTAAGCAAAACAGGAAAATAGCAGTACTTGCTATTGACCCTAGCAGTCAACGAAGCAAAGGAAGTATCCTGGGAGACAAAACCCGTATGGAGGACTTGGCAAATCATCCAAATGCCTTTATTCGTCCATCTGCATCATCAGGATCTTTGGGTGGCGTTGCACGAAAAACGAACGAAACCATCATTCTTTGCGAAGCAGCAGGTTTCGATACAATATTTATAGAAACAGTCGGAGTAGGGCAATCCGAAACAGCAGTTCATTCGATGGTTGATTTCTTCCTGTTGTTGATGCTTGCCGGAGCAGGAGATGAACTTCAGGGAATCAAGCGTGGGATTATGGAAATGGCAGATATGATTTTGATTAACAAAGCAGATGGCGATAATATACAGAAAGCAAAAAATGCCAAAGTCCAATATGAGAATGCACTTCATTTGTTCCCATTAACTGAATCAGGCTGGTCGCCAAAAGTTGAAACCTGTTCCGCATTAAATCATAAGGGGATTGAAATTGTTTGGACCAGTATAACAGATTATATTGCTAAGGTTCAGGCAAACGGTTACTTTGCTGCAAATCGCCAAAAACAATCTATCCACACCATGATGGATACACTTATGCAAAAACTGGGAGATAGTTTATTTCATCAAAAAGAAATTAAAGATTTGATGGAAATCTGTAAAACTGACATCGTTAACAATAAGCTTAGTGCATATATTGCTTCTCAGCAAATTCTTGATAAATATTTTGAGTTGATGAAGAAGTAG
- a CDS encoding FMN-binding protein, translating into MVLRQRLNQTIFILLISVLGLQAFASESDGFSQKLDKIIKKDLLLKDFKIVPLTISDEQFEKAGVNLKSNQIFRLTAEDFDGFYIIEKAMGRFHDFTYVIFLGKGLEVLLVRVLVYEEEHGVEITQKKWLQQFIGKTPTDHLIFKKNIDAISGATISGASITESIDHIFRDVKLLMEQKVF; encoded by the coding sequence ATGGTTTTAAGACAAAGATTAAATCAGACAATCTTCATATTGCTAATCAGTGTTTTGGGTTTGCAGGCATTTGCAAGCGAATCAGATGGCTTTAGCCAAAAGTTGGATAAAATAATTAAGAAAGATTTGTTGCTAAAGGATTTCAAAATAGTGCCATTAACTATTTCTGATGAGCAGTTTGAAAAAGCTGGTGTGAATTTAAAAAGTAATCAGATATTTAGATTAACCGCTGAAGATTTTGATGGATTCTATATTATTGAAAAAGCGATGGGTCGCTTTCATGATTTTACTTATGTTATTTTTTTGGGGAAAGGTCTCGAAGTCCTCTTGGTAAGGGTGTTAGTGTACGAGGAAGAACATGGGGTGGAAATTACTCAAAAAAAATGGCTGCAACAATTTATCGGAAAAACACCTACTGATCATTTGATATTCAAAAAAAATATTGATGCAATTTCGGGTGCAACAATTTCAGGGGCTTCGATTACTGAAAGCATTGATCATATTTTCAGGGATGTGAAACTATTAATGGAGCAAAAAGTATTTTAA
- a CDS encoding ABC transporter permease, with amino-acid sequence MKKIIPIIKVKGFATTQTKRLSEKTLAKTQIASIFFKDVADVFLFIMVLLKETFSRNFEFKEFFRQCFKIGYKSLPLISVTGAIMGLVLTIQSRPVLVDFGAVTLLPGMIAVSIIREMGPVITALICAGKIGSGMGAELGSMKVTEQIEAMEVSSINPMRFLVVTRVAAATLMIPLLILYADALGIIGSWAGANIKGDVSFTLFFSQAFSHIEFIDFLPAVIKSFFFGAVIGLVGCYKGYTAGRGTEGVGIAANSAVVLASLLVIIIDLIAAQITDMLIS; translated from the coding sequence ATGAAAAAAATTATTCCTATTATTAAAGTAAAAGGATTTGCAACGACCCAAACTAAAAGGCTGAGTGAAAAAACACTGGCAAAAACGCAAATTGCAAGCATTTTTTTTAAAGATGTCGCCGATGTTTTCTTGTTTATTATGGTACTCCTGAAAGAAACATTTTCCCGCAATTTTGAATTTAAGGAATTTTTTCGTCAGTGTTTTAAAATCGGGTATAAATCGTTACCCTTAATTTCAGTTACCGGAGCAATCATGGGTTTGGTACTGACCATTCAATCGCGACCGGTACTTGTTGATTTCGGGGCAGTTACTTTGCTTCCCGGAATGATAGCCGTTTCAATTATCAGGGAAATGGGACCTGTAATAACGGCATTGATATGCGCCGGTAAAATTGGTTCGGGAATGGGTGCAGAATTGGGTTCAATGAAAGTGACCGAACAAATCGAAGCCATGGAAGTATCCTCCATTAATCCTATGCGATTTTTGGTTGTTACAAGGGTGGCAGCAGCAACCCTTATGATTCCATTATTAATTTTATATGCCGATGCACTTGGTATAATTGGAAGTTGGGCAGGTGCGAATATTAAAGGAGATGTATCTTTTACATTATTTTTCTCTCAGGCATTTAGCCATATTGAATTTATTGATTTTTTACCTGCTGTTATAAAATCATTCTTTTTCGGGGCCGTAATCGGATTGGTAGGATGCTATAAAGGTTACACTGCCGGACGGGGAACCGAAGGTGTAGGGATTGCTGCAAATTCAGCCGTGGTTTTAGCATCTCTCTTGGTGATAATTATAGATCTGATTGCCGCACAAATAACCGATATGCTGATATCATGA
- a CDS encoding glutamine synthetase family protein encodes MRDSIEMNPNPLVQYLNKYPQDFTKADLIKYIEDNNIEMVNFRYVGWDMRLKTLNFIINDRHHLDAILTAGERVDGSSLFSFMEAGSSDLYVIPRYSTAFLNPFNEIPTVDILCSYYTKDGVPFESSPEYVLRKAHETLIEKTGYSFEVMGELEYYVISDKEDLFQAEDQKGYHESYPFAKWGGFRENAMKAIAQCGGYIKYGHAEVGNFTLGDKIYEQNEIEFLPTKLEEAADQLIIAKWILRSMANQYGVDLTFAPKITTGKAGSGMHIHTKLVKDGKTAMVKDGGGLSDVAKKAIAGYLTLAPSLTAFGNTNPTSYFRLVPHQEAPTNICWGDRNRSVLVRVPLGWSGKNNMIKHANPQEPDIEFDFSNKQTVEFRCPDGSADIHLLLAGLAVAVRHGLEMENALEVAKNTYVDVNIFNEDYKDKLDQLAKLPASCYESALQLERQAEIYTKDGVFTQNTIDWMVKYLKSFNDQNLRAELGKDEEKIMKVVDKYFYCG; translated from the coding sequence ATGAGAGATTCTATTGAAATGAATCCAAATCCATTGGTTCAGTATTTAAACAAATACCCCCAAGATTTCACCAAGGCTGATTTAATTAAATACATCGAAGACAACAATATTGAGATGGTGAATTTTAGGTATGTGGGATGGGATATGCGACTTAAAACTTTGAATTTTATTATTAACGACCGACATCACCTTGATGCTATTCTAACGGCAGGCGAACGTGTTGATGGAAGTAGTTTGTTTTCGTTTATGGAAGCCGGATCAAGTGATTTGTATGTTATTCCGCGATATAGTACTGCTTTTTTGAATCCATTTAACGAAATTCCTACTGTAGATATTTTGTGTTCTTATTACACGAAAGATGGAGTGCCTTTTGAGAGTTCACCGGAATATGTACTTCGAAAAGCGCATGAAACCTTAATTGAAAAAACCGGATATTCATTTGAAGTAATGGGAGAATTGGAATATTACGTTATTAGTGATAAGGAAGATTTGTTTCAGGCAGAGGATCAAAAAGGGTATCACGAATCATATCCATTCGCAAAATGGGGAGGGTTTAGGGAGAATGCAATGAAAGCGATAGCCCAATGTGGTGGTTATATAAAATACGGACATGCTGAAGTTGGTAATTTCACACTTGGTGATAAAATATATGAACAGAATGAAATTGAATTTTTGCCTACTAAATTAGAAGAAGCAGCTGATCAACTCATCATTGCAAAATGGATATTGCGAAGTATGGCAAATCAATACGGTGTTGATCTAACCTTTGCTCCCAAAATCACTACTGGTAAAGCAGGCAGTGGAATGCACATACATACAAAATTAGTTAAAGATGGGAAAACTGCCATGGTAAAAGATGGCGGAGGTTTGAGTGATGTGGCCAAAAAAGCAATTGCAGGATATTTAACCTTAGCCCCATCATTGACCGCATTCGGAAATACAAATCCCACTTCATATTTTAGATTGGTACCTCATCAGGAAGCGCCAACTAATATTTGCTGGGGCGATCGAAATCGTTCAGTTCTGGTAAGAGTTCCGCTAGGCTGGTCTGGTAAAAATAACATGATCAAACATGCCAATCCACAAGAACCGGATATTGAATTTGATTTTAGCAACAAACAAACCGTAGAGTTCAGATGTCCTGACGGGTCAGCAGATATTCATTTGTTGTTGGCGGGGCTTGCAGTTGCAGTTCGTCATGGTTTAGAAATGGAGAATGCACTTGAAGTTGCTAAAAACACTTATGTTGATGTTAATATTTTCAACGAAGATTATAAAGACAAATTAGATCAGCTTGCTAAATTACCTGCATCATGCTATGAATCAGCTTTACAGTTAGAAAGGCAAGCTGAAATTTACACAAAAGATGGTGTATTCACCCAAAACACTATTGATTGGATGGTTAAATATCTGAAGTCATTTAATGACCAGAATTTAAGAGCTGAGCTGGGAAAAGATGAAGAAAAAATCATGAAAGTTGTAGATAAGTATTTCTATTGCGGATAG
- a CDS encoding helix-turn-helix domain-containing protein, with translation MNTFGNNIKFLRKRQKRTQDDIAFILEMKRSTLSGYENGVAQPSVNALIRFSMYFKVAIDTLVKVDLTTLSESQLSQIERGYDTYIKGSDIRVLISTIDQYNNENIELVSEKAKAGYKSGFSDPDYIRVLPTFQLPFLSREKKYRTFQISGDSMLPIPDESFVTGEFVLDWNTIRDGYPYIILTREDGIVFKIIENKIKADKKLILHSLNSLYDPYDLDI, from the coding sequence ATGAACACATTCGGAAATAACATTAAATTTCTTCGCAAAAGACAAAAGCGCACTCAGGACGACATCGCATTTATCCTTGAGATGAAACGATCAACACTTAGCGGTTATGAAAACGGAGTTGCCCAACCTAGTGTAAACGCACTTATCCGTTTTTCAATGTATTTTAAAGTAGCGATCGACACACTTGTTAAAGTTGATTTAACGACACTTTCAGAGAGTCAACTTTCCCAAATTGAACGAGGTTATGACACATATATCAAAGGAAGTGACATACGTGTTCTTATATCCACTATTGACCAATACAATAATGAAAACATTGAGCTGGTTTCTGAAAAAGCTAAGGCAGGGTACAAAAGTGGGTTTTCGGATCCGGATTATATCCGAGTACTTCCAACATTCCAATTACCATTTTTATCACGTGAAAAAAAATACCGAACATTTCAAATTAGTGGAGATTCCATGTTACCCATACCTGATGAATCTTTTGTAACCGGTGAGTTTGTTTTGGACTGGAATACCATAAGGGATGGCTATCCATACATTATCCTGACCAGAGAAGACGGAATTGTTTTTAAGATTATTGAAAACAAAATTAAAGCTGACAAAAAACTCATTCTTCATTCTTTAAACTCACTTTACGACCCATATGATCTTGATATTAT